The Polyangium spumosum genome includes a window with the following:
- a CDS encoding RtcB family protein, whose product MNETTHLTFETAGVPIKAWTRGVPFESEAEAQLRRLASLPFLHKWVAVMPDVHAGKGATVGSVIATSGAIIPAAVGVDIGCGMIAVETTLTASHLPDDLKEIRSAIEAAVPHGRTNGGAPGDRGAWGDAPERVQKAWALLAPAYEAIVKENPTIGRGTSIGHLGTLGTGNHFIEVCLDERDHVWFMLHSGSRGVGNRIGSHFIDLAKKDMKRWFINLPDADLAYIPDGSETFGSYWRALAWAQEFARTNRALMMEATIMAARKTGLLPPFELVNEAVNCHHNYVSKEHHFGKDVWVTRKGAVRAGEGELGIIPGSMGAKSFIVRGLGNRESFCSCSHGAGRKMSRAAAKRAFTLEDHARMTAGIECRKDEDVIDETPGAYKSIDDVMEAQRDLVEVVRTLRQVVCVKG is encoded by the coding sequence ATGAACGAGACGACCCACCTGACGTTCGAGACCGCCGGCGTGCCCATCAAGGCCTGGACGCGCGGCGTGCCGTTCGAGAGCGAGGCGGAGGCGCAACTGCGGCGCCTCGCGAGCCTGCCCTTCCTCCACAAGTGGGTCGCGGTGATGCCCGACGTGCACGCGGGCAAGGGCGCGACGGTCGGGAGCGTGATCGCGACGAGCGGCGCGATCATCCCGGCCGCGGTGGGCGTCGACATCGGCTGCGGGATGATCGCAGTGGAGACGACGCTGACGGCGTCGCATCTCCCCGACGATTTGAAGGAGATCCGCAGCGCGATCGAGGCGGCCGTGCCGCACGGGCGCACGAACGGCGGCGCGCCCGGCGACCGCGGCGCGTGGGGCGACGCGCCCGAGCGCGTGCAGAAGGCGTGGGCGCTGCTCGCGCCGGCGTACGAGGCGATCGTGAAGGAAAACCCGACGATCGGGCGCGGGACGTCGATCGGTCACCTCGGGACGCTCGGGACGGGGAACCATTTCATCGAGGTCTGCCTCGATGAGCGCGACCACGTGTGGTTCATGCTGCACTCGGGCTCGCGCGGCGTGGGAAACCGCATCGGGAGCCACTTCATCGACCTCGCGAAGAAGGACATGAAGCGGTGGTTCATCAACCTGCCGGACGCGGACCTCGCCTACATCCCGGATGGGAGCGAGACGTTCGGCTCGTACTGGCGCGCGCTCGCGTGGGCGCAGGAGTTCGCGCGGACGAACCGCGCGTTGATGATGGAGGCGACGATCATGGCCGCGCGAAAGACGGGGCTCCTGCCGCCGTTCGAGCTCGTGAACGAGGCCGTGAACTGCCACCACAACTACGTGTCGAAGGAGCACCACTTCGGCAAGGACGTGTGGGTGACGCGCAAGGGCGCGGTGCGCGCGGGCGAGGGCGAGCTCGGCATCATCCCGGGCAGCATGGGCGCGAAGAGCTTCATCGTTCGCGGCCTCGGGAACCGCGAGTCGTTCTGCTCGTGTAGCCACGGCGCGGGTCGCAAGATGTCGCGCGCGGCGGCGAAGCGGGCGTTCACGCTCGAGGACCACGCGCGCATGACGGCCGGGATCGAGTGCCGCAAGGACGAGGACGTGATCGACGAGACGCCCGGCGCGTACAAGTCGATCGACGACGTGATGGAGGCGCAGCGCGATCTCGTCGAGGTCGTGCGCACGCTGCGGCAAGTGGTGTGCGTGAAGGGGTGA